One segment of Rhipicephalus sanguineus isolate Rsan-2018 chromosome 6, BIME_Rsan_1.4, whole genome shotgun sequence DNA contains the following:
- the LOC119396343 gene encoding serine/arginine repetitive matrix protein 2 isoform X3: MEDISLPHDTRVEDILADYFTKKIEGKDAEAKEKHSDSQHSSKSKKSKKRKHKKKKKHKTRKAHSENEEEERARSSADECWVEVTAGKDKENSAKDKSDSTDKEPKKKQKSKSKRRDASASSNLDAATAQDVPSKDKGGTCKDEDRGGGKGDTVQKEPATKDDVKQAEHTGHTSRRSSLSTSPARSRRASSSSDSDDDHKSASAAEPASRASKAEPPKKPTQKKGRSYRTKRCRSSGSSDSSEDDRDKQSRSRSRSLSQGASPRLSRQNRARSSSRSRRGTQSKDLRQERSKSRDDSRYDRSRDRSRSPKRSSPVRSQLHGQSRSRLSRSPERSRMGRSRSRRRSQGRHSRSPRRYESLRGHSPRRSEVIRNRSPRRTEGRRSRSPRRTESRRSRSPRRPESRRSPSPSRGRGWSGSKQSRGRTPPRRSRSRKRSVSRQRGRRSQSPSSKHSRRSTSRDKRHERKSQSPKGERKSRSCSRKRSVSTQRRSSRHSSSGDSSSDRSKSNERDKKTEEKASSARASTPDKGSASSVDEDEKEKRAKSAEEKLKRGKSSDKESSNDGGKNQVVLYGPFEEEEASFDEEPSPDRAESTTKPTQPETCSGGAGKNVKNQPATSSLDAVPLPAEPAAQSEDTQLEDMDISDSPSSGGVLEVEDSLSQSLTSGERHSSPSVSSHHQNETRASQQCVPPQKVPTSEETLAKTAPTKAAIPWTYAEMQPPPPPPWLKPEVTKPVGQVRPFVREVNPSELAAQKGLLQGKQEGVGAVGSLVTVQPSTDPPLIAPDKSTYRAEELSALANSAAKAAQQSAFPDVSAKLIPQISLATVPPPPVNVHSGALYSATVMPVHVPYQFMGLPGHGQVGPGATLPVAQEKSAHVTEQHHEQCPPQPQQSRDNQPSDSADSTSTAPQLSGPPVSESNPPSPTKKSEVTSKAPDVGVAEEAKDGNESGSSSRSSSPAEGRSRSSSKERLNSRTSRSRSGDREIAKRSRSSESRSPSSDAKRLRKDDRADSEEKRTKSEGLDRHDSASPDRKARDSRARKKSVSPDRKQSKTNDRKRSKSRDRRRSKSRDRRSKSRDRRRSQSRDRKRSPIRERRRSKSRERRPSKSRERRRSKSRDRKRSKSRDRKRSKSRERKRSKSRERKRSKSRDRRRSKSRDRKRSRSRDRKRSKSRERRTSVGRSGTRSARRRSASRSRRSRSRDQTKRRSQSRERARQRRSQSKGRDSSRRKSRDREAPRGGLILKRYKNELSSESDSSPERKSKAKPSSPVKKRQRRDSDAESVSSGDDKPEDNRVASPMMSDTDEPDADGKGDDCTDSEKEKELEKQQSSETASKDKYKDAPYGPLPPNEAVTPPAPKDAHHSDDEMDDEQDVPAGSNISSSLETKAGSKALHTQVVSSSSSKESICLAGDTLLASSKGHGTCSDSTARRSPELKQERQERSTNKGDKMNSEKLSVPCGESAVSSSTGSPGQPEERPKSRGGLSEDLNTKKISGGNSSSVRGPPACTDPNDDGEKKPSTTTDDKAKEASYNDDTRSTSDNERKSRSRSPSSTSSIERARTRRESSSSSTSPSPERDASKEPSKSRSTSPDSPDRETRDESPEKKSRSRDAKRSRSREKKRSKSQEKRRSHSREKKRSHSREKKRSLSREKKRSKSRERRMSRSRDRSRRSKERKRSRSREKKRSPSREKRRSRSREKRRSRSRDKRRSRSRERKPSPSRDKRRSRSREKKRSISRDRRRSRSRDKRRSRSRDKRRSLSRDRRRSRERRRSRDRKSPSRSRDRRRSRERRPRSRSRPRRSWSRAMELQRKRSAERLRKKSRSPRKRSLSKRRSPPPRKKSRSRSRRRSRTHSPPERKRKSRSRERMLPQGHSDQQGVSHRNRESREPSVVKVDKAQLLEAARKNMQAMLQRGVVAKGLPVAAAAAVNATVKVVAAAVAAAAADPRSSLAAKLDVASSATSTPPNEPPVLPLAQSGDGTGPAVTLGMTDEPPKIKKSLAALTEICRAISDEEKREYAGEVEPKTAEEVAEEFQQTHHHPFKLKEPPPPIRFNIPNATNLPVKTLAEKVADAAHLHKQFPVSSGNQHRVKELEWVPVEKTEPAPAPKVARAAAAKSRAAPSTEGGTSPLALMPPPLPKTETFSPLPTVATPPVFQVEDVPLPVSSAVISSTVMEPPDPAPESLDIATIMSRRVEAMKALKENPMDLEAMKVYHDCHKEFQAWVASKQKPGQYTGSIDFKPLTPDELSGPSPAWVKKDQFMKAAPVAEGIGMHLLRKMGWTPGEGLGKNKEGALEPLLPSIKTDKRGLVSELETKHPSVPAHQDLGGKHPVSALTELCIKSRWGPPEFTLVGESGPDHKKTFLFKASSVLGCGLRFLSTKSRVQEG, encoded by the exons ATGGAGGACATTTCGTTGCCTCACGATACCAGAGTCGAAGACATTTTAGCCGACTATTTCACGAAGAAGATCGAAGGCAAGGACGCGGAGGCCAAGGAGAAGCACTCGGACTCGCAGCACAGCTCCAAATCCAAGAAGTCCAAGAAGCGCAagcacaagaagaagaaaaaacacaaaacccGAAAAGCTCATTCAGAGAAC gaggaggaggaacgtGCCCGCTCTAGTGCAGACGAATGCTGGGTGGAGGTAACGGCAGGCAAGGACAAGGAAAACTCTGCGAAGGATAAGTCAGATAGCACTGACAAAGAaccaaagaagaaacaaaagagcaAAAGCAAGCGTAGAGATGCTAGTGCCTCTTCAAATTTAGATGCTGCAACGGCGCAAGATGTGCCGTCGAAAGACAAGGGTGGCACATGCAAAGATGAAGACCGCGGCGGCGGCAAAGGTGACACTGTCCAGAAGGAGCCAGCAACCAAGGACGATGTTAAACAAGCTGAGCATACTGGGCACACATCTAGGAGGTCAAGTTTATCTACATCTCCGGCAAGGAGCAGGCGGGCTTCTAGCAGCTCTGACTCAGATGATGACCACAAAAGCGCATCTGCAGCAGAGCCTGCTAGCCGTGCTTCGAAAGCAGAACCACCTAAAAAACCAACGCAAAAGAAAGGGCGAAGCTACAGAACAAAGCGTTGTCGATCATCTGGCTCGTCGGATTCGTCTGAAGATGACCGAGACAAGCAGAGCAGAAGTCGGAGCCGAAGTCTCTCGCAAGGGGCGAGCCCTCGACTTTCTAGGCAGAACAGGGCACGCAGTTCCAGCAGAAGCCGGCGCGGCACTCAGAGCAAGGATTTGAGACAAGAAAGGAGCAAGAGCAGAGATGACAGCAGATACGACCGATCACGAGATCGTTCTCGTAGTCCAAAAAGGTCAAGTCCCGTTAGAAGCCAGCTCCATGGCCAAAGTCGCAGTAGGCTGAGCCGTAGTCCTGAAAGATCAAGGATGGGCCGTAGCCGTAGCCGAAGGCGTTCGCAGGGTCGTCACAGTCGTAGCCCAAGGCGTTACGAAAGTCTTCGTGGCCATAGCCCAAGGCGTTCTGAAGTTATTCGCAACCGCAGCCCAAGACGTACCGAAGGTCGTCGCAGCCGTAGCCCAAGGCGTACCGAGAGTCGTCGCAGCCGTAGCCCAAGACGTCCTGAAAGTCGTCGCAGCCCAAGCCCGAGCCGTGGTCGAGGGTGGTCTGGAAGCAAGCAAAGCCGTGGTCGAACACCACCAAGGCGGAGTCGAAGCCGCAAAAGGTCAGTGAGTCGGCAGCGAGGTCGCCGTAGTCAAAGCCCTAGCTCTAAGCATTCTCGACGAAGTACGAGCAGAGATAAAAGACACGAGAGAAAAAGTCAAAGTcctaaaggagagagaaaaagtcGTAGTTGCAGCCGTAAACGGTCGGTGAGCACACAAAGGCGCTCTTCACGTCATTCAAGCAGTGGTGACAGTTCTTCAGATCGCAGCAAGTCTaatgagagagataaaaaaactgAGGAGAAAGCCTCCAGTGCGAGAGCTTCAACACCTGATAAGGGCAGTGCAAGTTCTGTCGAtgaagacgagaaagaaaaacGGGCAAAGTCTGCAGAGGAGAAATTGAAACGGGGCAAATCGAGTGACAAGGAAAGTTCCAATGATGGCGGCAAAAACCAAGTGGTTCTTTATGGACCGTTTGAGGAAGAAGAAGCTAGTTTTGATGAGGAGCCAAGTCCCGACAGAGCGGAATCGACCACAAAACCCACGCAGCCAGAGACGTGCTCTGGTGGTGCTGGCAAGAATGTGAAAAACCAACCAGCAACCAGCAGCCTCGATGCAGTGCCACTGCCAGCAGAGCCTGCAGCCCAGTCTGAAGACACTCAACTAGAGGACATGGACATTTCAGACTCGCCATCCTCGGGCGGTGTGCTTGAAGTGGAGGACAGCCTCAGCCAAAGCCTGACTTCTGGTGAACGTCACAGCTCACCCTCCGTCAGTTCTCATCATCAGAATGAAACCAGGGCCTCGCAACAGTGCGTGCCACCGCAGAAGGTCCCTACGTCTGAAGAGACATTGGCTAAGACAGCACCGACTAAAGCTGCCATTCCTTGGACCTATGCTGAAATGCAGCCACCACCTCCGCCCCCTTGGTTGAAGCCTGAAGTAACGAAGCCTGTGGGCCAGGTGAGGCCTTTTGTTAGAGAAGTTAATCCAAGCGAGTTGGCAGCACAAAAGGGCCTCTTGCAGGGGAAGCAAGAAGGGGTTGGTGCTGTTGGCTCCCTGGTCACAGTGCAGCCATCCACTGATCCTCCGTTGATCGCTCCCGACAAGTCCACATACAGAGCTGAAGAACTGTCTGCTTTGGCAAACTCTGCGGCAAAGGCTGCACAACAATCTGCTTTTCCCGATGTTTCAGCAAAGCTGATACCACAGATATCTCTTGCAACTGTGCCGCCGCCACCTGTAAATGTGCACAGTGGGGCACTGTATTCGGCTACTGTGATGCCAGTACATGTTCCTTACCAGTTTATGGGTTTGCCAGGGCATGGTCAAGTCGGCCCTGGTGCTACATTGCCAGTTGCACAGGAAAAGTCCGCCCACGTGACTGAGCAGCACCATGAGCAGTGCCCACCCCAACCACAACAGAGCCGCGATAACCAACCGTCGGACTCTGCAGACTCTACTAGCACTGCTCCCCAGCTTAGTGGACCACCTGTGAGTGAGTCAAATCCTCCATCTCCCACAAAAAAGTCAGAAGTTACAAGTAAAGCTCCAGATGTAGGTGTAGCAGAGGAAGCAAAAGATGGCAATGAATCAGGGAGCTCGTCCAGAAGCTCTTCACCAGCAGAAGGGCGAAGTCGTAGCAGCAGCAAGGAGAGATTGAACTCTCGTACGTCTAGAAGTCGCAGTGGGGACCGGGAGATCGCAAAACGATCGCGGAGTAGTGAGTCTCGAAGCCCGAGCAGTGACGCCAAGCGGCTGCGCAAGGACGATCGTGCAGACTCTGAGGAAAAGAGGACGAAAAGCGAGGGTCTCGACAGACATGATAGTGCAAGCCCAGACCGCAAGGCACGTGACAGCCGTGCTAGAAAAAAGAGCGTGAGCCCAGACAGGAAGCAGAGCAAGACTAATGACCGTAAAAGGAGCAAGAGCCGAGACAGAAGACGGAGTAAAAGCCGTGACAGAAGGAGCAAGAGTCGGGATAGACGGAGAAGCCAGAGTCGAGATAGGAAAAGAAGCCCAATCCGCGAGCGGAGGAGAAGCAAAAGTCGCGAAAGAAGGCCGAGCAAAAGCCGAGAGCGAAGGAGGAGCAAGAGTCGGGACAGGAAAAGGAGCAAGAGTAGGGACAGAAAGAGGAGCAAGAGCCGAGAACGAAAACGGAGCAAAAGTCGTGAGCGAAAGAGAAGCAAGAGTCGTGATCGGAGAAGGAGCAAAAGCCGTGACAGGAAAAGAAGCCGAAGCCGTGACCGCAAGAGAAGCAAGAGCCGTGAGCGGCGTACTAGTGTTGGCCGTAGTGGAACACGGTCAGCGCGAAGGAGAAGTGCCAGCAGGTCTCGCAGAAGCCGCAGCCGCGACCAGACCAAAAGACGTAGCCAAAGCAGAGAGAGGGCACGCCAGCGGCGAAGCCAGAGCAAGGGGAGAGACTCAAGCAGGAGGAAGTCTAGAGACCGAGAGGCTCCGAGGGGGGGCCTAATCCTGAAGCGATacaagaacgagctcagcagtgAGTCTGACAGCAGCCCCGAAAGAAAAAGTAAAGCAAAGCCCTCTTCACCTGTCAAAAAAAGGCAACGCAGGGACAGTGATGCTGAAAGTGTTAGCTCAGGGGATGATAAGCCTGAAGATAACAGGGTGGCATCGCCAATGATGTCTGACACTGATGAGCCTGACGCAGATGGCAAAGGTGATGACTGTACagatagcgagaaagagaaagaacttgAGAAGCAACAATCCTCAGAAACAGCGAGTAAAGATAAATACAAGGATGCTCCATACGGACCACTTCCCCCAAATGAAGCCGTCACTCCTCCAGCACCCAAGGATGCACACCATTCTGATGATGAAATGGATGATGAGCAGGATGTACCAGCTGGCTCTAATATTAGCTCATCCTTGGAAACAAAAGCAGGTAGCAAGGCACTTCACACTCAGGTCGTGAGTAGCAGTAGTTCCAAAGAGAGCATTTGCTTGGCTGGGGACACATTGTTGGCAAGCAGTAAAGGCCATGGCACTTGTTCGGACAGTACTGCGCGTAGAAGCCCAGAACTGAAGCAAGAACGGCAAGAAAGGAGTACAAATAAAGGAGACAAGATGAATTCTGAGAAGCTCAGTGTCCCATGTGGTGAAAGCGCTGTGTCGAGCTCAACTGGCAGTCCTGGACAGCCAGAAGAGCGACCCAAAAGCAGAGGAGGACTTTCTGAAGATttgaacacaaaaaaaataagTGGAGGAAATTCATCCTCTGTGCGAGGTCCACCTGCCTGTACGGATCCTAATGATGACGGTGAAAAAAAGCCAAGTACGACGACAGACGACAAAGCTAAAGAAGCCAGTTACAATGATGACACAAGGAGTACCTCGGACAATGAACGCAAGAGCCGCAGCAGGAGTCCATCGAGCACATCCTCCATTGAAAGAGCTCGGACAAGGAGAGAGTCCTCATCTTCAAGCACCAGTCCGAGCCCAGAGAGGGACGCTTCTAAAGAGCCCAGCAAAAGCAGGAGCACATCTCCAGACAGTCCTGACAGGGAGACACGAGATGAAAGTCCTGAGAAGAAAAGCCGAAGCCGGGATGCGAAAAGGAGCCGtagcagagagaaaaaaagaagtaaaagtcAAGAAAAGAGAAGGAGCCACAGCCGGGAGAAAAAGAGGAGCCACAGTCGCGAGAAAAAGAGAAGCCTGAgccgagagaaaaagagaagcaaGAGTCGTGAGAGGAGAATGAGCCGTAGCCGAGACAGAAGTCGTCGCAGCAAGGAGAGGAAAAGAAGCAGGAGCCGAGAGAAGAAACGAAGTCCCAGCCGCGAAAAGAGGCGGAGCCGCAGCCGTGAGAAGCGAAGGAGTCGCAGTAGGGACAAAAGGAGAAGCCGCAGCCGAGAAAGGAAGCCAAGCCCTAGTCGGGACAAAAGGAGAAGCCGCAGCCGAGAGAAGAAGCGAAGCATAAGCCGAGATAGGCGCAGGAGCCGTAGCCGAGACAAGAGGCGGAGCCGCAGCCGAGACAAGAGGAGGAGCCTCAGCCGGGACAGGAGGCGCAGCCGAGAGAGGAGGAGAAGCCGCGACAGGAAGAGCCCAAGTCGAAGCCGAGACAGGCGGAGGAGCCGAGAGAGAAGGCCTCGCAGCAGGAGCCGTCCGCGACGAAGCTGGAGCCGGGCCATGGAGCTGCAGCGTAAGCGGAGTGCCGAACGGTTGCGGAAGAAGAGCAGGAGCCCCCGGAAGAGAAGCCTGAGCAAAAGGAGGTCGCCGCCGCCACGTAAGAAGAGCCGCAGTCGCAGCCGGCGGCGTTCTAGAACCCACAGTCCTCCAGAACGGAAGAGGAAAAGCCGCAGCCGTGAAAG AATGCTACCGCAAGGCCACAGCGACCAGCAGGGAGTCAGCCACAGGAACAGGGAGAGCAG GGAGCCCTCGGTGGTCAAGGTGGACAAGGCCCAGCTGCTGGAAGCTGCCCGCAAGAACATGCAGGCCATGCTGCAGCGCGGTGTGGTCGCCAAGGGCCTCCCTGTGGCTGCGGCTGCGGCTGTGAACGCGACTGTCAAA GTGGTGGCCGCGGCAGTGGCGGCGGCTGCAGCTGATCCGAGGTCATCGCTGGCCGCCAAGTTGGACGTGGCTTCGTCTGCGACTTCTACGCCCCCGAATGAGCCTCCAGTCTTGCCCCTGGCGCAGTCGGGAGATGGTACGGGCCCCGCTGTCACCCTTGGCATGACCGACGAGCCGCCAAAGATCAAAAAGTCCCTGGCTGCACTCACTG AAATCTGCAGGGCCATCTCTGACGAAGAAAAGCGCGAGTACGCTGGCGAAGTGGAACCCAAGACAGCTGAGGAAGTGGCTGAAGAGTTCCAGCAAACACACCACCACCCTTTCAAACTGAAGGAACCTCCACCCCCGATTAGGTTTAACATTCCT AATGCCACCAACCTTCCCGTGAAGACGCTCGCTGAGAAGGTGGCCGATGCTGCGCACCTGCACAAACAGTTTCCCGTCTCGAGCGGGAACCAGCACCGTGTGAAAGAGCTCGAGTGGGTGCCCGTGGAGAAGACTGAGCCGGCGCCGGCGCCCAAGGTCGCTCGGGCCGCCGCCGCCAAGAGCCGTGCCGCTCCTTCGACGGAGGGGGGCACTTCCCCGCTTGCCCTGATGCCTCCCCCTTTGCCCAAAACTGAAACCTTTTCCCCGCTGCCCACTGTTGCCACTCCGCCTGTGTTTCAGGTGGAGGATGTTCCGCTGCCCGTCTCGTCGGCGGTGATTTCGTCTACTGTGATGGAGCCGCCAGACCCAGCGCCG GAGAGCCTCGACATTGCAACCATAATGAGCCGTCGTGTCGAAGCGATGAAGGCCCTGAAGGAGAATCCGATGGATCTGGAAGCCATGAAGGTTTACCACGACTGCCACAAGGAG TTCCAGGCATGGGTAGCATCAAAGCAAAAGCCAGGCCAGTACACAGGTTCAATAGACTTCAAGCCACTCACTCCGGATGAGCTATCCGGGCCCTCTCCTGCTTGGGTTAAAAAG GACCAGTTTATGAAGGCAGCACCTGTGGCTGAGGGCATAGGCATGCACTTGTTGCGCAAGATGGGCTGGACACCTGGTGAAGGCCTGGGAAAAAACAAGGAGGGTGCCTTAGAGCCTCTGCTTCCCAGCATCAAGACCGACAAGAGAG GTCTGGTGTCGGAGCTAGAGACGAAACACCCTTCTGTGCCTGCACACCAAGATTTAGGAG GCAAGCATCCCGTGTCAGCCCTGACTGAACTCTGCATCAAGTCACGATGGGGCCCTCCCGAGTTCACTCTCGTCGGCGAAAGTGGACCCGACCACAAGAAAACCTTCTTATTCAAGGCAAGCTCAGTGCTAGGGTGTGGCTTACGATTCCTTAGTACAAAATCTAGAGTGCAGGAGGGATAA